The DNA region AACAGGTGCGCGTAGCGAGAGATGAACGACTCGGGCTCGTGTCCCCCCGCGAAATCGACCGGCGCGAACGGGTCTGCCTTGAGCCGCGGCGGCTCTACGTCCGCCAGCGGCGCCGGGGCGTCCGCGTCAACGGCGGAACCGACACGCTCCGGCTCGGCCTCGGTGGTCGGCTCGAGATCGGCACGAGGCTCGGAAACGGGCTCGGCTTCGGCGACCGGTTCGGCCGCGTCCAAGGGCTGGCCCTCGGCGCTCGGCAATGCGTCGGCGTCGGGCTCGGCCGCTACCGCTTCGGGCTCTGCGGGCCCGTCCCACGGCGAGTCGGCCGGCGCTGGGGCGGCCTCCGCCGCCGGTTCGGCGGCGGGGGCGTCTTCGTGCGGGGTGAGGATGTCTTCCGCGGCCAGCGAGGCGGGCGCCCACCAGTCGGAAGAAGCGGGCAGCGGCGCCACGGCCGCGGCGGCCGTATCGGCGTCTTCTTCCGACGGCGCCGGCTCATTGGCCTCGGCTTCCTGCCGCGGCGCGGAGGCGTCCGCGGGCGTCGGCTCTGGGCCCGCGTCGCTGGGCTCCGGCACGGGGAACCGGTGCTGCAGTGCCTCGATCGTGTCGGCCGCGGTGGTCAACTCGTCGCTGAGTTCGTCCAGCCGCTGACGGTCGTCCGCGCTGTTGGCCTCGAGCCGCTCGCGTTCCAGACGTAGTTGGGCCACTTGGCTGGTGAGTGTTTCTAGTTCGGCGCGGAAGGCGTCGCGTTGGGTTGTAGCTTCCAGCAGCTCCGAGGCGCGTGCCTCGAACCCCGCGCGTTCGCGGCGTAGCGTCGCCACCAGGGCGCGGACGCGCGTCCGCAGCGCCGCGACACGCAGCCCCGCGTCCGCATCCGGGACGCTCTCACGGGCTTCATCCGTCCAGGCATGGACCGCCTCCGCGGCGGGGGCCTCGTCTTCCGAGAGGTCGTCGGCCTGGGCGGTCGCGCACGGCAGGGGCGCCTCAACGGGGGGGCTGGCGGCCACGGGGGAAGCGGGGAGATCGAGCGACCAGACGTCATCGGCCGCGGCGCCGGCGGCCGGCGCCGGCGAGGGTTCGGATGCTTCGGCGTCGGCGGGCCCAGCGGGTTGGCGGTCGAGCCACGGCTTGAGCAGCTTGGCCGGCACCGGGGGGACGAACGAGGGCGCCGTGCTGGGGGCGTCGTGGGCCGGCGCCTCGGCCGCTTCGGCCTCCGGCGCGGGCTCCACCCGCCACGGGTCACTGCTCCAGTCGTCCTCTGCCTCTGCCTCGACCTCGACCTCTAGGGCGTCCTCTTCACAGGCCAGTACGCTTGAGACGGGCTCGGCCTGTGGGACGACCTCTGGCTCGGCGGGGGCCAGCTCCTCCTGCACGGCGGCCGACTCTAGGCGGATCGTGGTGGCGCCCAGGGTCAGCTCGTCGCCGTCGTTCAGGTCGCTGTCCGCGAACGGCCGGCCGTTGAGCGTGGTGTCGCTGGCCCAGCGCCGCACGCGCAGGCCGTCGGGGCCGCGGGTGATCAAGCAATGGAGCGGGCGGGCGCCCCGGTGGTAGACACGCAGCGTGCACTGGGGGCCGCCGCCGATGGAGACCGAGTCGCGGTCGATCGGCACCACGCGATCGGCCTGGCCCGGAGTCGCCACCCGCAGCAGGTGGGTCGAGACCGAGTCACAGCGAACGACAGGGAGGGCCGGGGTTTGGGTCGCCATAAGTTCTTGAGCGGCATAAAGGTTGCGGTATCGGCGAGGCAGGCAGGACGCGGCCTTGTCTGGGCCACGGACCTTCCGCCATGGGGATGTAGCTTTCGCCTGCCGCACGGTCAAAACCGCTGGCGCCACAGGGGGGGAGATCGGCAACCCGTCCAGAACGGCTCACCGGATCGTTCCGGTTGTGCCGATGTAAGAGTCGCTGGAAACCGTGGCCAGCGTCTTCTGGGCGGGGCCGAGGGAGGCCGGAAAAGGGCGTATTTTTCCTACAATCGGCGGTTGCTGCGGAAAAATCAGCCGGAAGCGAGAATTGCTTTTTTCGGGCGCAAACCTTTTTCGGCGTGATGCGTACTATAGTTCGGTTGCAGACCGACTCGGACCCAGAGGTCTCGGGATGCAGCCAAAGAAGAAGCACCGGCCGCCGACACCCCGTCGTAGCGGCCACCCAGCAGAGCACCAGGCGAACCCCAGAAGCCCCGCCGGCGTCCTCCCTCAGAGGCGCACCGACGGCTGATGCGGCGCCTCCGGCACCGAGGCAGACCAAGATGGCCCGAAACGACTCAATCCAGAAGATGCGCGACCTGCTGGTGATGCGCCGCGACGCCCTGCGCAAGGCCCTGTCGGGCGACCTGAGCATGCTCAAGCAGATGCGCGACCAGACCAGCGGCGACGTGATCGACGCCGCCCTCGACGCGGCCCAGGACGAGATCAGCTCGCAACTGGCCGAGGTCGAGAGCCGCGAGCTGTCGCACATCGAACGCGCTCTCGAGCGGATCCGCCTGGGCGTGTACGGCGTGTGCGAGTACTGCTCCGGCAAGATCCCCATGGCCCGGCTCAACGCGCTCCCCTACGCCACGATGTGCATCGAGTGCCAGCGGGCCGCGGAAGACGGCAGGCTGGACGAGAACGACCGCGCGGACTGGAGCCGGATCATCGACGAAGGGGGCGACGCAGAGCTGTCGATCTCCGACCTCGAGATGTCGTAATCCACGACCCGGCTGGCCAGCGATCACGCAAGCCCCGATGATCAAGCCCCGCAGGTAGCTGCGCGTCTTGGTCATCGGGGCTTTGCATTTGGCCACCCAATTTGGCCCCACTACGGTCGCCCCGCCGGCCCCAACCGGGCTATACTCTTCTGGCGCTGGCCGGTGGTTCCCGTAGTCCGTTCGCGAGGGTGCGAACGGCGCCCCCGCTAGCGCCGTGTTGGGCAGCGCCGAGCATGGATCATCGTTTACTTGCGTTCGCGACCTCGCTCGCGATTACCCTCGGCGGCGGGCCCGCGCTGGGCCAACGCGCCCCGCTGTCGGCCGATAGCGAGCGCAACCAGCAGTTCGCCCAGCTCGCCCGCGACGTCGAGGCGATGGAGCGCGAGCTGGGGATCGTCAAACGCGTCGTCGCCCTGGTGACCCCCACCGTGGTCCACATCGAGGCCCGCCCGCTACGCGAGTACCGCGTGCGGAGCAACGTGCAGGAAGCGGGATCGGGGGTGATCGTTCGGTTTGGGGTCCGCGACTTTGTGCTCACCAACCGCCACGTGGTCAAGAACTCGTCGGAGCCGTACATCCGCATCCAGCTAGCGGACGGCCGGGTGCTGACCCCGCAGCGGATCCTGAGCGACCCGCTGACGGACGTCGCCGTGTTGGAGGTCGAAGCAACCGACCTGATTCCGGCCCGGCTGGGGGACAGTGACGCGGTGGAGATCGGCGAGTTCGCCCTGGCGGTCGGCAGCCCGTTCGGCCTGAGCCAGAGCGTCACCCGCGGCATCATCAGCGCCAAGGGGCGTTACAACCTCGACCTCGGCGACGGCGAGGTGAAGTACCAGAACTTCCTGCAGACCGACGCCGCCATCAACCCCGGCAACAGCGGCGGCCCGCTGATCAACCTACGCGGCGAGGTGATCGGTCTGAACACCGCCATCGCCAGCAACTCGGGCGGGAACGAGGGGATCGGCTTCTCCATCCCGATCAACGTGGTCATGCGCATCGCCCGGCAGTTGGTCGACCGGGGCGAGGTCCGCTGGGGCTTCTTGGGCGTCACGCTCGACGGCCTGTTCGACGACAAACGGGCCCGCGCCATCGGGCTCCCCCGGCTGGTGGGCGCCCGCATCAAGGAAGTCACCCCCGGCTCCCCCGCCGAGTGGGCCCAACTGCGGCCGGACGACGTGGTGATCTCCTTCGCCGGCACCCGCATCGAAGACGACGACCACCTGATCAGCCTGGTGAAGCTGACCGAAGTAGGCCAGAGCGTCGAGCTGGTGGTCTTCCGCGACGGCGCTCCGATGCGCACCCGCGTCGAGATCGCCGCGGAAACCGGGGCAACGAATTAACCACCAAGGGCACGAAGAGCGGGAGATGATAGATGATCGAGGCTAGATGATAGAGAGGAACGACCCAACGTTTCTATCATCTAGCCTCTATCATCTAGCCTCTATCATCTAGCCTCTATCATCTAGCCTCTATCATCTATCATCTCCAATACGTCCCTCAGCCCTTGACGCCCCGCAGCAAGCAGTCGCGCACCGCCGCCACGTCCATCTCGGTCACGACTTCCATGTTCGGCTGCGAGTCGGGCTTCGACCGGCGGTCGAACACCGTGGCGCCGTAGGTGAGGTCGCCGGCGGTTTCGACGTCGCCCGACATCGGCTCGGTGGTGAACAGCTCGGGGTGCATCGCCATCACCACGCCGACCGCGTCGTGCACAAAGATCCCCTCCATCCCCATGCGGTGCCGGTAGGCGCGGTAGTAGCCCGGGAGGATGCGATCGAGCAGCCTGGCCGTCCGCCCGTCGCCCTGCTTGACCAGGTCGAGCAGGTCGAAACGCATGCTGAGCTGACGCGTGACGTCCAGCGGCAGCAGCGTCTTAGTGATCCGCGACCGCAGCACGTCGCGGGCGCTCTCCGCGTCGCAGTAGATGTTGAACTCCGCGGCCGGGGTGATGTTGCCCCCGCACGCCACGGCCCCGCCCACCACGATCACTTGGCCGATCGCCTGGGCGATATCGGGTTCGCGCTGCAGCACGGCCGCCAGGTTGCTCAGCGGGCCCGAGCAGACCACCGTCACCTCGCCCGGCGCCTGCCGGATCTCGTCGGAAATCACCTTGATCGAGGCGTGGCGGTTGGCCAGCTCGGCCACCTGAAACTCGGCGCCCCCCAGCCCGTCCGACCCGTGCAGGTCGCGCCCGTCGGTGCGCAGCGGCTGCTCGGCGGTTGCGGCGCCGATCCGTGGCCAGCGCTGCGGGTCGAGGTTTTCGATAATCGCCTGCACGTTCCGCGTGGCCAAGGCGGGCAGCACGTTCCCGCCGGTGGCGGTAACGGCGACCACCTCCAGCTCGTTGGACGCCAAAGCGACGCACAGCCCGAGCGCGTCGTCGACGCCGGGGTCCATATCGAGGATGACTTTGCGGGGCATAGCAGAAGAGGTATGAGGCGTTAGGTTTTAGTCGTTTGCAAAGATGGCCTGCCCAGCCGCGCGGGCCGCGCACGCCGGTTAGCGGAGAATCGGTCCTCCGCTATTTTCTTGGTCATCGGGGCTTGGTCATTGGGTATTCTGTGCATTAGCCCCCTTTATCCTGCAATGCGCAGCGGCTAGCAACACGGATATCCCCTACTTAACGATGGATTTTGCCTTGAACGAAGGCCTGAACGCGTTGATCGGCCAGGTTTCGGCCGGGCAAAACCTGACGCTCGAAGAGGCCTCGGCCGCGATCGAGGCGCTCATGCGGGGCGAGGCCGCCGAGCCCCAGATCGCCGCGCTGCTCACGGCGCTGGCCCACAAGGGAGAAACCGTAGACGAGGTGGCCGGCGCGGCGCTCGCCATGCGGCGCTGCATGACGCCGATCCGCAGCAGCCGTCGCGGGATCGTCGACACCTGCGGCACCGGCGGCGGGGGGTCGCAGACGTTCAACATCAGCACCACCGCGGCCATTGTTGCCGCGGCGGCCGGCGCCGTGGTCGCCAAGCACGGCAACCGCAGCGTCACCAGCCGCAGCGGGTCGGCCGACGTGCTGCAAGCGCTGGGGGTGAACCTCGACGCGTCGGTCCCGCAGGTCGAGGCCTGCCTGGAGGAGCTGGGCCTCTGCTTCTGCTTTGCTCCGCTCCAGCACCCGGCGATGCGGCACGTCGGCGCGGTGCGCAAGAAGCTGGGGATCCGCACCATCTTCAACACGCTGGGCCCGCTGGCGAACCCCGCCGGCGCCGAGCACCAACTGCTGGGGGCGGGACGCTCCGAGCTCCCCCCGCTGCTGGCCGGCGCCGCCGCCAGGCTGGGGACCCAGCGGACCCTCGTGGTCCACGGCGCCGACGGACTGGGTGACGTGTCGATCACCGGTCCCACGCAAGTGATCGAGGTGACCCCCGCCGGTGAGCGACGCCTGGAGTGGACCCCGGCCGACTTCGGCGTCGCCGAGGGCCCGCTCTCCGCGCTGCTGATCGAGTCGGTCGAGCAGAGCGCTGCGGTCGTCCGCGCGGTGCTCGCCGGCGAGCAAGGGCCGCCGCGCGACATCGTGGTCCTGAACGCCGCGGCCACGCTGATCGCCGCCGAACAAGAAGCCGACCCCAAGCTCGCCGCGGAGCGTGCGTCCGAGGCGATCGACTCGGGCGGCGCGGCTCGGCTCCTCCAACGCCTCGTCGAGCGATCGCATGAGCCCGCTTGAAGAAACGCCCGACCGCGATGGGCCCGTTGCGCCCCCCGCCAGACGCGAGCGTTGGCGCCCGCCGAAGGACATCTACAGCGTGCCGCGGCGGTTCGACCTGGCGTCGATGCTAATCGTGGCGACCGCGTACGCGCTGCTGCTAACGGCGCTCAAAGCGCTGGGCGCCGACGAGTGGCTGTCACTCTGGATGGTGGTTTTCGTTACATGGGTTGGGGGGGCCCAGGTGGTGCTGTTTCGCGGCGACGACCCACGCAAGGCCTCCTGGATCGCGGGCGCCGTGTTCTGCGGTCTGACGCCGGCGGTCTATATGGCGTGGGGGTACTGGCGCGGCCAACTCGCGGTCGGCCCGGCGTTTGTCGCCACGACGATGCCCGCGATTCTTTCGGGGGCTGTGCTTGGCTATCTGACCGGGGGGCTGGCCGCGGGGGTGTTCCTGCTGATCGACTTGGTGCGGCACTGGATGGAGCGTTCGAAGCGTGCAGAGTGACGGACTCCGCCGGCTCACGCCGGCGGCTCGCCCCTAACGCGTTGTGCTTTCTTGTGCTTCTTCGTGGCTATCCGTCACGTCGCCCCAACTCTCGACGCCGATCACCGGCAGCGCAAACCGGAACGCTTCGTCTTCTTGGGGCGTCCCCGCGGCGCGGTACAACTCCCACGCCGGCTTCTTGCCCAGCGGGTCGTCCTTGTCGTCCGGGAACCGACGCAGGCCGATCCGCAGGCCCCCTTCGTGGCGGTTGTCGATCCAGTTGTGGTACTGCATCGCTTGGATCTCCGGGAGCGCAGCGGCCTTCTTCCAGAAGTACGCCAGCCCCGCGGCTTGCAGCTCGAGCTGACGGGGGCTGTAGTCGCGTGAGTTGAGCCCCTGCTCGGAGAGGTGGATCACGCGCTGCCGCTCGCCTCGGAAGAACGTGTCGGGCCGGCAGGCCCACTCGGCCAGCACTTCGAGGTTCTTCGGCGTGATCTTGGGGGTGTCGAGGCGCCGTGTGGCGCCCGGGTCGTCCCAGGTCGCCGGCTCCAACAGCGAAGCAGGGTAGGGATGGTACGCCAGCGCCCAAGCGAAGTCTCCCTCCGTGCGGCAACGCTCTAGCAGCAGGTCGAGGATCGCCCGCGAGCTGTAGCCGTGGTTGGGGTAGGCCGCGTTCCAGTGGTGCGTGAGCGACACAAACGCCTGGGCGTGCGGGTCGTACTGCCGCGCGGTGAGGTGCACGGCGCGCAGCGATCGGTAGTAGAGGTCGAAGAACTCCGCCAGCGGCAGTTCGCCCGCGTTGGTCCACTCCCACCCGGCGTCTACCTCGTTGTGGACGATCCAGTGGTGGATGCGGCCATGCTCGCCGCTGGGGCGGCTGTACCGCTCGCACAAGAAGTCGAGCGCCGCCGCGTAGAGCCGCATCCCCTGCTCGGAGCGGACGTTGGGCATCGCGAAGTGCGCGCCGGGATCGCAGTTAGGGTCGGCCATCACCGCGACATCGGGGGGCAACTGGTCGGGCCGGGGCATCAGCAAGATGCCAAGCACCAACAGGTTGCGTTTGTAGGTGTGGGCCATCGTGCGGTCGAGCCGCGCGATGGCGCCCGCATCTGCCCAGTACTCCCGGCCCGCGTGCCGCAGCGCGATCGCGCCCCGCTGGGGCGTGACGCGCAAGAAGCTCAAGGGGATGTTCACCGTCACGCTGGTGATGCCCAGCGCGTCGAGGTCCTGGTCGGGGCCGCGCCCGGCCGAGTAGCCGCCGAGCCCCTTCTTGCTGCGCGGCAGGACGCGGGGCAGCTCGGCGCGCGGCGCTACTTCGTCTGCGAAGCGTGGCGCGGAAAGCGAGCGGCCTGCGCCCTCGCCGCTCGCCACGACCCACCGCGAGAGCAGCCGGTCCCGCAACGCGCCGGCCTCGCCCGCGACGCGGTCGACCGTCACCTCCGCCACGCCGGGGGGCAGCTCCTGCACCCGGATCAGGTCGGCCGCGTCGCGCTCGTCGGCCCAGAGGGGGGCTTCGTACAGCGTCGCGCCCTGCGGGGCGTCGCTCGCGAGAACGATGCTGGTGGGCGTCACCCGGACCTGGGAGACCCGGGGCGGGGCGCCGACCGCGGTGTGCGGGAGAAGGAGCAACGTAAGCAGTAGAATCTGGGAGCGCATTAAGGCCCTCGGTTGGTTCGGCTCAGTCTCGCCAACGGTTGGCGGCAAGGGCGTTGGCCAGCAGCAGCACCGCCAGCGGCGAGTAGGGCAGCAGCTTGACCGCGGGGGCGTACACGCCGTTGAGGAAGGCCGCGGGCAGCACCTGGGGCGCGCGGTCGGGGCCCAGCAGCTCAACGCTCATCACGCTCACCGACAGCACGGCCACCAGGGCCGTCACCCCGATCATAATCCGCAGCGGCTTGGGGTGTTCGAACTTGAACGCCATCGTGGCCGGCACCCAGGTCAGCAGCAGCGCAATGGCGATCGAGGCGTAGACGTGCGAGTTGGTTACCGCCGCGGCGACCCCGATCCCGATCCCCACCGCCAGCCAACCGACCACCACCACCGCTTCGAGTTTCTCTTTCGGGCGCAGCGCCAGCCGTCCGAACGGGTGGAGCAAGAGCGCGGCGTTCGACAGCGGCCGGGCGATCCAGGTGGTTAGGCAGAACAGCCCGTACAGCACCAGCACCCCGTACAGCACCGGCGCCGCCTTGGGCCAGCGGTCGGCGGCGCCGCCGACCATGCGGGCGCCGATCCAAAGCCCGAACAGCACGCCCATCTGCACCTGCGGCGTCTGCCGGCTCATCCAGAACAAGTAGCTGAGCCACCAGCGGTACGGGGGCGCCTTGGCCTTGACCGTCTCGAGCACCCCCTGCCGGGCCGACTCGAGCGAGGGCTCCAGCCGGATCGCCTCGCGGAAGTGCCGCTCGGCGTCCTTCAGCTCGCCCCGTTCTAGGTGCGACCAGCCGAGGTTGGCGTGCGACCAGGCGTTCTCCGGGTCGCGCCGCAGCGCCTCGGTCAGCGTCTGGCGGCCCGCGGTTGTGTCTCCCACGCCGCGTTGGGCGACCGACAGCAGGTTTAGCGCCAGCGCGTTGTCTGGCTCGAGCTGCAGGGCGAACTTCAAATCGACCATCGCTTCACGCCACGCGCTGCGGGCCACGCTCACCTGGGCGCGGAGCGCAAAGTAGTCGGCGTCGTGCGGGTTGAGCTCGATCGCCTCGGTCGCTAGGCATTGGGCGACCGGCAGGTCGTTGCGCATCAGGGCAACCTGGGCCGCCAGGTAACGGATCGGCGCCGAGTCGGGGGCTAGCCCCACGGCGCGTTGGCTCAGCTCGGTGGCGTCGTCGTAGGCCTTTTGTTGCGCCCGGCAGATGGCCAGCAACGCGTGCGCCTCGGCGCTGTCGGGCTGCTGGGCGAGCGCTTGGCCGAGCTCGCGCTGGGCCTCCGCCACCATGCGGCGGCCCAACAACATCTGGGCGCGGGTCAGGTGCGGGTTGTCGGCGTGCGGCATGGGGTCGGGTAAGAAACGAATGGGACGCGGATCGGCGCCGATGAAAAAAATGGTGGCGCCTCAAGACGCTGCTTTGGCAATCCGCGCGTGTCCGCGTCATCCGCGACAATCCGCGTCCCATTCTTTAAGCCTGAACCCTTAAGCGCGCAAGAGTTTGGCCAGCTCTTCTTGGATCGAGCTCTCGACCTTCCCCTTGAAGGGGGCGGCCATCATCGGCAGGTCGCCGGCGACAGACACGCCGCTGTCGGTCGATTCGACCACGCCGCCGATCTTGAAGCCGAACGTGGTGAAGCCGAAGTTCAGCTTGTCGCCGTCCCAAGACTGGCTGATGTCTTTCACCTGCCCGGCGTAGCGATTGCCGATCAGGTCGCTGAACCGCTTCAGGCGTTCGAGGGCTTCTTCCTTGGACAGCGTGTGCGGGACAGTCAC from Pirellulimonas nuda includes:
- a CDS encoding TraR/DksA family transcriptional regulator, which translates into the protein MARNDSIQKMRDLLVMRRDALRKALSGDLSMLKQMRDQTSGDVIDAALDAAQDEISSQLAEVESRELSHIERALERIRLGVYGVCEYCSGKIPMARLNALPYATMCIECQRAAEDGRLDENDRADWSRIIDEGGDAELSISDLEMS
- a CDS encoding S1C family serine protease, with product MDHRLLAFATSLAITLGGGPALGQRAPLSADSERNQQFAQLARDVEAMERELGIVKRVVALVTPTVVHIEARPLREYRVRSNVQEAGSGVIVRFGVRDFVLTNRHVVKNSSEPYIRIQLADGRVLTPQRILSDPLTDVAVLEVEATDLIPARLGDSDAVEIGEFALAVGSPFGLSQSVTRGIISAKGRYNLDLGDGEVKYQNFLQTDAAINPGNSGGPLINLRGEVIGLNTAIASNSGGNEGIGFSIPINVVMRIARQLVDRGEVRWGFLGVTLDGLFDDKRARAIGLPRLVGARIKEVTPGSPAEWAQLRPDDVVISFAGTRIEDDDHLISLVKLTEVGQSVELVVFRDGAPMRTRVEIAAETGATN
- a CDS encoding nucleoside hydrolase — its product is MPRKVILDMDPGVDDALGLCVALASNELEVVAVTATGGNVLPALATRNVQAIIENLDPQRWPRIGAATAEQPLRTDGRDLHGSDGLGGAEFQVAELANRHASIKVISDEIRQAPGEVTVVCSGPLSNLAAVLQREPDIAQAIGQVIVVGGAVACGGNITPAAEFNIYCDAESARDVLRSRITKTLLPLDVTRQLSMRFDLLDLVKQGDGRTARLLDRILPGYYRAYRHRMGMEGIFVHDAVGVVMAMHPELFTTEPMSGDVETAGDLTYGATVFDRRSKPDSQPNMEVVTEMDVAAVRDCLLRGVKG
- the trpD gene encoding anthranilate phosphoribosyltransferase, giving the protein MDFALNEGLNALIGQVSAGQNLTLEEASAAIEALMRGEAAEPQIAALLTALAHKGETVDEVAGAALAMRRCMTPIRSSRRGIVDTCGTGGGGSQTFNISTTAAIVAAAAGAVVAKHGNRSVTSRSGSADVLQALGVNLDASVPQVEACLEELGLCFCFAPLQHPAMRHVGAVRKKLGIRTIFNTLGPLANPAGAEHQLLGAGRSELPPLLAGAAARLGTQRTLVVHGADGLGDVSITGPTQVIEVTPAGERRLEWTPADFGVAEGPLSALLIESVEQSAAVVRAVLAGEQGPPRDIVVLNAAATLIAAEQEADPKLAAERASEAIDSGGAARLLQRLVERSHEPA
- a CDS encoding DUF5722 domain-containing protein; this translates as MRSQILLLTLLLLPHTAVGAPPRVSQVRVTPTSIVLASDAPQGATLYEAPLWADERDAADLIRVQELPPGVAEVTVDRVAGEAGALRDRLLSRWVVASGEGAGRSLSAPRFADEVAPRAELPRVLPRSKKGLGGYSAGRGPDQDLDALGITSVTVNIPLSFLRVTPQRGAIALRHAGREYWADAGAIARLDRTMAHTYKRNLLVLGILLMPRPDQLPPDVAVMADPNCDPGAHFAMPNVRSEQGMRLYAAALDFLCERYSRPSGEHGRIHHWIVHNEVDAGWEWTNAGELPLAEFFDLYYRSLRAVHLTARQYDPHAQAFVSLTHHWNAAYPNHGYSSRAILDLLLERCRTEGDFAWALAYHPYPASLLEPATWDDPGATRRLDTPKITPKNLEVLAEWACRPDTFFRGERQRVIHLSEQGLNSRDYSPRQLELQAAGLAYFWKKAAALPEIQAMQYHNWIDNRHEGGLRIGLRRFPDDKDDPLGKKPAWELYRAAGTPQEDEAFRFALPVIGVESWGDVTDSHEEAQESTTR
- a CDS encoding tetratricopeptide repeat protein, which codes for MPHADNPHLTRAQMLLGRRMVAEAQRELGQALAQQPDSAEAHALLAICRAQQKAYDDATELSQRAVGLAPDSAPIRYLAAQVALMRNDLPVAQCLATEAIELNPHDADYFALRAQVSVARSAWREAMVDLKFALQLEPDNALALNLLSVAQRGVGDTTAGRQTLTEALRRDPENAWSHANLGWSHLERGELKDAERHFREAIRLEPSLESARQGVLETVKAKAPPYRWWLSYLFWMSRQTPQVQMGVLFGLWIGARMVGGAADRWPKAAPVLYGVLVLYGLFCLTTWIARPLSNAALLLHPFGRLALRPKEKLEAVVVVGWLAVGIGIGVAAAVTNSHVYASIAIALLLTWVPATMAFKFEHPKPLRIMIGVTALVAVLSVSVMSVELLGPDRAPQVLPAAFLNGVYAPAVKLLPYSPLAVLLLANALAANRWRD
- a CDS encoding polyhydroxyalkanoic acid system family protein; its protein translation is MPKFNVTVPHTLSKEEALERLKRFSDLIGNRYAGQVKDISQSWDGDKLNFGFTTFGFKIGGVVESTDSGVSVAGDLPMMAAPFKGKVESSIQEELAKLLRA